In Kiritimatiellia bacterium, the sequence GATAGGCGCGGGCGTGATGGGCCAGGCCATGGCCAACCGGATTTTATCGGCCGGCCATGACCTGGCGGTTTTTTCAAGGACGAAAAAAAAGGCCGCCGGCCTGATGGCGCGGGGCGCGCGTTGGGCCGGCAGTCCCGGCGAAACGACCGTTGGCGCGGAATTTGTCTGTTCAATGGTCGGTTATCCCTCCGACGTGGAGGAAGTTTGCCTGGGACCGCGCGGCGCCCTGCGCCGCATGCCGCCCGGAACGGTTTATATTGATTTTACAACCAGCAGTCCCGCGCTGGCCATGGAAATATTTGAAACGGCCAAAAAACGCGGCGTGGCCGCGCTGGATGCCCCGGTTTCGGGCGGAGACGTCGGCGCACGGGAAGGGAAACTTTCCATCATGGTCGGCGGCGCGCGGGCGGCATTTGAAAGAGCCATGCCTCTTTTCAAATGCCTCGGCAAAACAATCGTGTTCCAAGGGGGAAAAGGCTCCGGCCAGCATGCCAAAATGGTCAATCAGATCATGATTGCCGGGACAATGATGGGGATGTGCGAAGGACTGCTTTACGCAAAAAGGGCGAAATTGAATCCGGAAACCGTCATGGCAAGCATCGGCGCCGGCGCGGCGGGCTCGTGGAGCCTTGCGAATCTTTATCCGCGCATTATCAGGCGGGATTTCGGCCCCGGGTTTTATGTTGAGCATTTCCTCAAAGACTTGCGCATCGCCTTGCGCGAGGCCCGGCGCATGAAACTTGATTTGCCGGCGCTCAAGCTGGCCGAGAAATTATACGCCCGGCTTAAAACCACCGGCGGCGCGCGCCGCGGCACGCAGGCGCTGATCAAGGAACTGGAAAGGAGGCCGAGGCGCAAAGACACATAGGCAGAAGGCACAAAGTTGAGATGATCTTTTATCCTATATGCCTGTGCTGTTCTGTGCCTCACTTGCACACATGAAAATAATATGCACAACCAGCATTCCTTTCGCCCGGGAGGTTTTCGGACCGCTGGGCGAGCTTGAAATCATTGAGCCGCGCCGGATTTCGCCGGCCGCGGTCAAGGACGCGGAGATCTTAATCTGCCGCTCAACCCTGAAGGTTGGCGGCGGACTGCTTGCAAACAGCCGCGTAAAATTCGTCGGCACCTGCACCATCGGGCACGACCATCTTGACGCCGATTACCTGGAAAAAAACGGCATAACCTGGACCGCGGCGCCCGGCTGCAACGCCAACAGCGTCGCCGAATACGTTACGACCGCCCTCCTTTACCTCGCCCGGCGCCACGGCTTTCAATTGCGCGATAAGACCATCGGCATTATCGGCGTGGGCAATGTCGGCCGGCTCGTGCTCAAAAAGGCCAAAGCGCTCGGCATGCGCGCCCTCCTGAACGATCCCCCGCTCTACGATCAGACCGGCGAGCCGGCCTACCGCCCGCTGGACGAAGCGCTTTCCTCCGCCGATATCGTTACCCTGCACGTGCCTTTGACAACATCGGGAAAATACCCTACTTTTCATCTTGCCGGCCGCGATTTTTTCAGCCGGGCGGGAAAAGGTCGTATTTTTATCAACGCCGCGCGCGGCGCCGTTCTGGATTCGGATTGTTTTCTTGAAGCCGTCCGCGGCGGCATTGTTGCGCACGCCGTAATTGACTGCTGGGAAAATGAGCCGGCTTTCCGGCTTGACGTCATGGAAGCGGCCGACGTCGCCACGCCCCATATTGCCGGTTACTCGCTTGAGGGCCGGGTCATGGGAACGGTGCTGGTTTACCGCAAGCTGTGTAAATTCCTCGGGAGGGAGCCGGCTTTATCGCTGGAAAACCTTTTGCCGCCGCCGGTCGTGCCGGAAATCCGTCTGGATGCTTCCGCGCTGTTGGATGAAGAGGCGCTTGCCAGTGTTGCCGGCCGGATTTACGATGTTGCCGCCGATGACCGCCGTCTGCGGGAAAACGCTCCGGAGGACGCCGCCGTGCGGAGCATAAATTTTGAACTGTTGCGCAAACATTATCCGGTGCGCCGCGAATTCCGCTACAGCCGGGTCGTTTTGCAAAACGGCGGCGAATCCCTGGCCGAGCGCCTCCGCAAACTGGAGTTTCAAGTTGCTTCCGGATAATGTTCACCGCCCGCTTCGCCCTGAAGTTAAACGAAGCGCATGCTTCAGGGATTCGCTTGACGCAGAGTTCGCAGAGGTAATCCATTTTCTCTGCGTTCTCTGCAGTAAAAAAACATATTTTGAAAAATTTAATCCACAGTTTGAACCTGGATGAGATCACGCAATTTTGCGCCAGCCGCAGCCAGCCGCAATACCGCGCGCGCCAGATATGGCAATGGCTCTATTGCCGTTACGCGGAAAGCTGGCCGGAAATGAAAAATCTTCCCGGGCCGTTCCGGGATGAACTGGCCGGCCGTTTTTCGGTTGCGCCGCCGGAAATCGCGAAAATGCGCAGCGAAAGCGGACCCGGCTCCACCGCCAAGGCCTTGCTGCGTATGTCCGACGGCGAATTGATAGAAATGGTGTTTATCCCCGCCAAGGGCCGGACCACGCTGTGCGTTTCCAGCCAGGCGGGGTGTAAATACAAATGCGCTTTCTGCGCCAGCGGCCAAAACGGATTCCGGCGCAGCCTGTCCGCCGGCGAAATAGTCGGCGAGGTGGTCCTGGCGGCGCAACAGCTCGGCGGACCTCCGGGCCATGTGGTCTTCATGGGGATGGGCGAACCATTTGACAATTATGAGAACGTGTTGAAAGCTGTCAGGATTATAAACGATCCCGAGGGCTTGAGCATCGGCGCCCGCAAAATCACCATCAGCACCTGCGGGGTTATCCCGGGTATTGAGCGTTTGGCCGGCGAAGGTTTGCAGGTGGAACTATCCGTCTCGCTCCACGCCGCCGATGACGCGCTCCGCTCGCGCTTGATGCCGGTGAATAAAATTTATCCGCTGGCGGATTTGCTGGCGGCCTGCCGGAAATATGCGGAGATAACGGGACGGATAATCACGTTTGAGTGGACCCTGATTAAAAATGTCAATGATTCGCGCGAGCAGGCGCGGGCGCTGGCGCGGGCGTTGGATAAAATCCATTGCCGCGTCAACCTGATCATGTTCAGCCCGGTGGAAGAATTTGAAGGACGCGCGCCGCCGCCTGAAACGGCCGGGATGTTTGTGAACACGCTGGAACGCGCGCGGATCAACGCCACCATCCGCGCTTCCAAGGGCAAAAACATTGATGCCGCCTGCGGACAACTGCGCCAAGCGGCATTATAACCGGCAAAAAGGAGAAACCGTGCCGAAACAATGGCTGCGGACATTGCAAAAACTCGTCAGGGAACCGGTTGCTTTTGACCCCTCGCGGTTTGAAGACCCGCTCGCCGCCCGGACGGCCTGGACGCCGTTAAAGAGGGGTGGCGCAAGTTTTTGCACCCGCAAACTTGTCAGGATCAAAAACTACCGGATTGAATTCCACGCGGCGCCGCAGGCCGTCTTGTTTTATTCTTTGTTTCTGGCGGGCGGCCTGGCGGCCATGCTTGGTATAACTTACGTTAATTTCACCGATGGCGCGCTGGGGCTGAACGCCAACACAATAATACCGATCGGGTTAGGCGCCGTATTTGCCGCCGCCGGCGGGGCCATGCTTTATTTTGGAACGATTCCGGCGGTCTTTGACAAAATGCGCGGTTGTTTCTGGCGCGGCCGGTCGGCGCCGGCCGGCGCGCGCGGCGCGGACATGACCGGAACTTATACCGAATTCAGCCGGATTCATGCGCTCCAGATTATCGCCGAGCTTTGCCGCGGGAAAAACAGTTCCTATTACAGTTATGAATTGAACCTGGTCCTGGATGACGGCCGAAGAATCAATGTGGCCGATCACGGCAATCTTAAGAAAATCCGTGCGGATGCCGTCGCGCTCGCGGAATTTCTCGGCAAACCTCTCTGGGACGCCGCGGGCTGAGGAATTATGCCCGGCTCATTTTCACCGGAGCGTTCTTTTTCGCGCTCAGGTAAATCGCGTCCAATAGTTTCATCACGGTCAAGCCCTCCTCCCCGGTCGCAATGTGCGGTGTCCCGTTTAAAATGCATTCCACGAAGTGGTGCATGGCGCTTTTGGCGGCCGGCCCCGGGGGATGGAGTTTCATATCAAACTGGCATCCCGCCCGCTCCATAAAAATCTCGGCCTCAAATTTATAACCCTCGCCGATATTACGCTGGACCAACCCGCCTTTTGTGCCGTACAAACGGGTCTCTATGAATTCCTGCTCGGCGATATTGGCCGCCCAGCTTGCTTCAACCTCCAGCGAAGCGCCGTTTTTGAATTTGATAAAGCCGGCCGCAAAATCCTCCACGTCAAATTTTTTCTTTTCCTTTCTTGCCAGCGGGCCCGCGATTTTATTCCAGGCGTCGCCCATTACCCATTCCGGCCTTGGATAGTTCATCAGCCAGAGCGCCAGGTCAAGCCGGTGGACACCGAGGTCAATCAACGGGCCCCCGCCGGCCAGCGCCTTTTGGCCGAACCAGCCGCCGAACCGGGGCATACCCCGGCGCCGGTGCCAGACCGTACGCGCAAAATAGACATCGCCCAGGATGCCGCTTTCAACCTGCTTTTTCAATGCCCGGGATTGTTCCGTGAAACGGTATGAAAAATTGATCATAAGGCGTTTCCCGGACTTTTTTGCGGCCATGATCATTTCCCGCGCTTCGGCGGCGTTCATGGCCAGTGGTTTTTCGCAAAGAACATGGCAGCCGGCGCTGAACGCGGCCAGAACCAGCGGCTTATGGAATTTGTTCGGAACGGCCACGCTGATTATGTCCAGTTTTTCCTTGTTCAGCATGGCCTCCGCCGATTCGTACCGGCCGGCGATTTTGTATTCCGCGCCGATTTTAGCCAGACGTTCCTTGTCCGGATCGGCCACGGCCGCCACTTCCGCGGCCGGGTGACTCTGATATCCGGCGATATGAGCGCGACCCATGCCGAGCCCGATAACTCCAACACGTATTTTTTTCATGTTTTCCTTATTTTTTTTCTTCCGCGCTTTGCACATCCTGCACGACGCCGGTATGGTCATATTGGACTTTTCCGGGATGGATTTTTTCAAGCGGCTTGACGTTCGGACAGGTCTGGGAAAGATTAATCCGCGGCGCCGCCCAGCGCACGGCATTGGCGATCACCCGCATGATCTGCGGATTATAAAAAGTGGGGTAACTTTCGTGGCCGGGCTGGAAATAGAATACGCGGCCATGGCCGCGTTCCCAACAGCAGCCGCTGCGGAAAACCTCCCCGCCCTCAAACCATGAAATAAAAACGACTTTATCGGGCGGCGGAATGTCAAATCGTTCGC encodes:
- a CDS encoding NAD(P)-dependent oxidoreductase, giving the protein MKIAWIGAGVMGQAMANRILSAGHDLAVFSRTKKKAAGLMARGARWAGSPGETTVGAEFVCSMVGYPSDVEEVCLGPRGALRRMPPGTVYIDFTTSSPALAMEIFETAKKRGVAALDAPVSGGDVGAREGKLSIMVGGARAAFERAMPLFKCLGKTIVFQGGKGSGQHAKMVNQIMIAGTMMGMCEGLLYAKRAKLNPETVMASIGAGAAGSWSLANLYPRIIRRDFGPGFYVEHFLKDLRIALREARRMKLDLPALKLAEKLYARLKTTGGARRGTQALIKELERRPRRKDT
- a CDS encoding 4-phosphoerythronate dehydrogenase, whose translation is MKIICTTSIPFAREVFGPLGELEIIEPRRISPAAVKDAEILICRSTLKVGGGLLANSRVKFVGTCTIGHDHLDADYLEKNGITWTAAPGCNANSVAEYVTTALLYLARRHGFQLRDKTIGIIGVGNVGRLVLKKAKALGMRALLNDPPLYDQTGEPAYRPLDEALSSADIVTLHVPLTTSGKYPTFHLAGRDFFSRAGKGRIFINAARGAVLDSDCFLEAVRGGIVAHAVIDCWENEPAFRLDVMEAADVATPHIAGYSLEGRVMGTVLVYRKLCKFLGREPALSLENLLPPPVVPEIRLDASALLDEEALASVAGRIYDVAADDRRLRENAPEDAAVRSINFELLRKHYPVRREFRYSRVVLQNGGESLAERLRKLEFQVASG
- the rlmN gene encoding 23S rRNA (adenine(2503)-C(2))-methyltransferase RlmN; translated protein: MKNLIHSLNLDEITQFCASRSQPQYRARQIWQWLYCRYAESWPEMKNLPGPFRDELAGRFSVAPPEIAKMRSESGPGSTAKALLRMSDGELIEMVFIPAKGRTTLCVSSQAGCKYKCAFCASGQNGFRRSLSAGEIVGEVVLAAQQLGGPPGHVVFMGMGEPFDNYENVLKAVRIINDPEGLSIGARKITISTCGVIPGIERLAGEGLQVELSVSLHAADDALRSRLMPVNKIYPLADLLAACRKYAEITGRIITFEWTLIKNVNDSREQARALARALDKIHCRVNLIMFSPVEEFEGRAPPPETAGMFVNTLERARINATIRASKGKNIDAACGQLRQAAL
- a CDS encoding Gfo/Idh/MocA family oxidoreductase, whose translation is MKKIRVGVIGLGMGRAHIAGYQSHPAAEVAAVADPDKERLAKIGAEYKIAGRYESAEAMLNKEKLDIISVAVPNKFHKPLVLAAFSAGCHVLCEKPLAMNAAEAREMIMAAKKSGKRLMINFSYRFTEQSRALKKQVESGILGDVYFARTVWHRRRGMPRFGGWFGQKALAGGGPLIDLGVHRLDLALWLMNYPRPEWVMGDAWNKIAGPLARKEKKKFDVEDFAAGFIKFKNGASLEVEASWAANIAEQEFIETRLYGTKGGLVQRNIGEGYKFEAEIFMERAGCQFDMKLHPPGPAAKSAMHHFVECILNGTPHIATGEEGLTVMKLLDAIYLSAKKNAPVKMSRA